The following are encoded in a window of Rhizobium sp. 11515TR genomic DNA:
- a CDS encoding nucleoside triphosphate hydrolase yields the protein MSASLDDVAGEIIARAGNAKRFLVAIAGPPGAGKSTLADNVAKALKARGESAEVLPMDGFHMDNAVLIEKGLLKRKGVPDSFDVRAFLDIVKAVRAADQEVLVPVFDRSREIAIASARIVSADHRFIVIEGNYLLFSQGKWAELEGMFDYSIMLAPPMEVLEERLWARWRGYDLDEEAARAKVYGNDLPNGRLILENRRRADATFDIVQD from the coding sequence ATGAGTGCTTCTCTTGACGATGTTGCCGGCGAGATCATCGCCCGCGCCGGCAACGCGAAACGCTTCCTGGTCGCGATTGCCGGCCCGCCCGGCGCCGGCAAATCCACCCTGGCCGATAATGTCGCCAAGGCGCTGAAGGCGAGGGGTGAGAGCGCCGAAGTTCTGCCGATGGATGGCTTCCATATGGACAATGCCGTCCTGATCGAGAAGGGACTTTTGAAGCGGAAGGGCGTGCCTGACAGTTTCGACGTGCGCGCCTTCCTCGATATCGTCAAGGCCGTGCGTGCCGCCGATCAGGAGGTTCTCGTACCGGTCTTCGACCGTTCGCGGGAGATTGCGATCGCCTCTGCCCGCATCGTCTCGGCCGATCATCGCTTCATCGTCATCGAGGGAAATTATCTGCTGTTCAGCCAGGGAAAATGGGCGGAGCTGGAAGGCATGTTCGATTATTCGATCATGCTCGCGCCGCCGATGGAAGTGCTGGAAGAGCGGCTGTGGGCGCGCTGGCGGGGCTACGATCTCGATGAAGAAGCCGCCCGGGCCAAGGTTTATGGCAACGATCTGCCGAATGGCCGGCTTATCCTCGAGAACCGCCGCCGGGCGGACGCTACCTTCGATATCGTGCAGGATTGA
- a CDS encoding NUDIX hydrolase, whose amino-acid sequence MKNAIDVLDESGLRTGEVLSRSDIHRLGKLHRVVHLYLFDTKGRLFLQRRSLAVDHFPGALTISVLGHVDAGESSMDTAERELEEELGLSRDRVSTRFLFSYRRDAVLSDEYIDRQFNDVYAAWGDFELSDVAIDNKEVTGVSLIEFAEFIAMASDSNSALADVYRDEARDLVYFLPKRVAALK is encoded by the coding sequence ATGAAGAATGCGATTGACGTGCTGGACGAGTCCGGATTGCGAACTGGTGAGGTGCTTTCTCGATCGGACATTCATCGGCTCGGAAAGTTGCACAGGGTGGTGCACCTATATTTGTTTGACACAAAAGGTCGACTATTTCTCCAACGTCGCTCGTTGGCGGTCGATCATTTCCCCGGCGCATTGACCATTTCCGTATTGGGCCATGTTGATGCGGGGGAGAGCAGCATGGACACGGCCGAAAGAGAGTTGGAAGAAGAACTTGGTCTTTCGCGCGATAGGGTGTCGACCCGCTTCTTATTCTCGTATCGACGCGACGCAGTATTAAGCGACGAATACATAGATCGACAATTTAACGATGTGTACGCGGCGTGGGGAGATTTCGAGCTTTCGGATGTGGCAATCGACAATAAAGAAGTGACGGGCGTGAGCCTGATCGAATTTGCCGAGTTTATTGCGATGGCATCGGACTCCAACAGCGCCCTTGCGGACGTCTATCGGGATGAAGCGAGGGATTTGGTATATTTCCTGCCGAAACGAGTGGCGGCTTTAAAATAA
- the pyrC gene encoding dihydroorotase, whose amino-acid sequence MQKLTIRRPDDWHLHLRDGAMLEGVIADTSRHFARAIIMPNLVPPVVTTADATAYRERILKALPAGDRFEPLMTLYLTEHTSPDDVEDGKKSGLITAVKLYPAGATTNSHGGVRDLNKAMPVLERMAKIGLPLCVHGEVTTPEVDIFDREAVFIETVLDPLRQRLPELKVTMEHVTTSDGVDYIKSAKANLAGSITTHHLIINRNAILVGGIRPHYYCLPVAKRESHRLALRAAATSGDARFFLGTDSAPHVDPLKECACGCAGIYTSINTMSCLAHVFEQEGALDRLEAFASLNGPAWYGLPVNEDSITLVRRPQALTFPAKIETGAGPVTVFDPMFPVHWDVEI is encoded by the coding sequence ATGCAAAAGCTCACCATCCGCCGTCCTGACGACTGGCATCTGCATTTGCGGGATGGAGCCATGCTCGAAGGCGTGATTGCTGATACCTCCAGGCATTTCGCCCGCGCCATCATCATGCCCAATCTCGTGCCGCCTGTGGTAACAACGGCGGATGCGACAGCCTATCGCGAGCGCATCCTGAAGGCATTGCCGGCGGGCGATCGGTTCGAACCGCTGATGACGCTCTATCTCACCGAACACACCAGCCCCGACGACGTCGAAGACGGCAAGAAGAGTGGCCTCATCACCGCCGTCAAACTCTATCCGGCGGGTGCGACGACCAATTCGCATGGCGGCGTGCGGGATCTCAACAAGGCAATGCCGGTGCTGGAGCGCATGGCGAAGATCGGCCTGCCGCTCTGCGTTCATGGCGAGGTGACGACGCCCGAGGTGGATATTTTCGATCGTGAGGCCGTGTTCATCGAAACCGTGCTCGATCCGTTGCGTCAGCGTCTGCCGGAACTGAAGGTCACGATGGAGCATGTGACAACGTCAGATGGCGTCGACTACATCAAATCGGCAAAGGCAAATCTCGCCGGCTCCATCACGACGCATCACCTGATCATCAACCGCAATGCCATCCTCGTCGGCGGTATTCGCCCGCATTATTATTGCCTGCCGGTCGCCAAGCGCGAAAGCCATCGTCTGGCGCTGCGTGCGGCCGCAACCAGCGGCGACGCCAGGTTCTTCCTCGGCACGGATTCGGCGCCGCATGTCGATCCGCTGAAGGAATGCGCCTGCGGCTGCGCCGGCATTTATACGTCGATCAACACCATGAGCTGCCTTGCGCATGTCTTCGAGCAGGAAGGTGCATTGGACAGGCTTGAGGCTTTTGCTTCGCTGAACGGTCCGGCCTGGTACGGCCTGCCGGTCAACGAAGATAGCATCACGCTCGTACGCCGGCCGCAGGCTCTAACTTTCCCGGCAAAGATCGAAACTGGCGCCGGTCCGGTCACCGTTTTCGACCCGATGTTCCCTGTGCACTGGGACGTCGAGATTTAA
- a CDS encoding GGDEF domain-containing protein yields the protein MLVDYNSLLLALGVSASCLAVTLVGSWFSRRPDTFLLTCSTGLVPIVGGIFLYGAYVDHPRPIFAILTFVLFFLGFATIWMAGYQFRTGRLSKIRFALGCLPGMTASIGPMLAGYDGLAFIADNLVICVLLLLTAREYWLSRLEAPTPLYGITALYTLTAISFALCAAVLIADGKLVLGHAPDNWAEDVSLAVCIAGMTGIGALSLALHQWRQAAFHRQEAITDSLTGLLNRRALFDLYGRRSFGASMAVIIFDIDRFKTINDQHGHAAGDLVLKLFAEELSFGLRSSDTVARLGGEEFALVLDNALPGRAEQVAERVRDAFAARVISIEDKSFACTVSAGVATGTAEGLGFDDVLRAADKALYEAKRNGRNRVEVAAYLRVV from the coding sequence ATGCTGGTCGATTACAACTCGCTTCTTCTGGCCCTCGGTGTTTCCGCCTCATGTCTTGCGGTCACCTTGGTCGGAAGCTGGTTTTCGCGCCGGCCCGATACCTTCCTCCTGACGTGTTCTACCGGGCTTGTGCCCATCGTCGGTGGCATTTTCCTCTATGGCGCCTATGTCGACCACCCCAGGCCGATTTTTGCCATTTTGACGTTCGTCTTATTCTTCCTCGGCTTCGCGACGATCTGGATGGCCGGTTATCAGTTTCGCACGGGCCGCCTTTCCAAGATCCGCTTTGCCCTTGGTTGCCTGCCGGGCATGACAGCATCGATCGGACCGATGCTCGCCGGCTATGACGGGCTGGCATTCATCGCCGATAACCTTGTCATCTGCGTGCTGCTGCTTCTGACGGCGCGGGAATATTGGCTCAGCCGGCTCGAGGCGCCGACGCCGCTTTATGGCATCACCGCGCTCTACACGCTGACGGCTATTTCCTTTGCCTTATGTGCGGCCGTGCTGATTGCCGATGGCAAGCTCGTGCTCGGTCATGCGCCGGATAATTGGGCAGAGGATGTCAGCCTCGCCGTATGCATCGCCGGAATGACCGGGATCGGGGCGTTATCGCTTGCTTTGCATCAGTGGCGTCAGGCCGCCTTTCACCGTCAGGAGGCGATCACCGACTCCCTGACTGGATTGCTCAATCGCCGCGCACTGTTTGATCTCTACGGCCGCCGGTCCTTCGGTGCCTCGATGGCCGTCATCATCTTCGACATAGATCGCTTCAAAACGATCAACGATCAGCATGGTCATGCCGCCGGCGATCTCGTACTCAAGCTTTTCGCTGAGGAACTTTCCTTCGGCTTGCGTTCTTCCGATACTGTGGCCCGTCTTGGCGGCGAGGAATTTGCGCTCGTTCTCGACAATGCTCTGCCGGGCCGTGCGGAGCAGGTGGCCGAGCGGGTGCGCGATGCCTTTGCGGCACGAGTGATTAGCATCGAAGACAAATCTTTCGCCTGCACCGTCAGCGCGGGCGTCGCGACCGGCACGGCCGAAGGGCTTGGCTTCGACGATGTGCTTCGCGCCGCCGACAAGGCGCTCTACGAGGCGAAGCGAAATGGCCGCAATCGCGTGGAGGTCGCAGCCTATCTGCGGGTGGTCTAG
- a CDS encoding anthrone oxygenase family protein: MTFPITNIALVIAALCSGLLAGVYFAFSTFIMQAFARLPVDQGIAAMQSINTTIVRSPFIVLFLLTAALSVFIAAMAIIYWRGSVSVMMLAGAALYIVASFLSTIVFNVPLNDALDKVDGHTAEAAQLWVTFLSDWMQWNHVRTVASLLTACAFVKALF, from the coding sequence ATGACCTTTCCGATCACGAATATCGCCCTCGTCATCGCAGCGCTCTGCAGCGGGCTTCTCGCCGGCGTCTACTTCGCTTTTTCGACCTTCATCATGCAGGCCTTCGCCCGCCTCCCCGTCGATCAGGGGATCGCCGCCATGCAATCGATCAACACGACGATCGTGCGCTCGCCCTTCATCGTGCTGTTCCTGCTGACGGCAGCGCTGTCGGTCTTCATCGCCGCCATGGCCATCATCTATTGGCGGGGCAGCGTCAGCGTGATGATGCTGGCGGGAGCTGCGCTCTATATCGTCGCCAGCTTCCTCTCGACCATCGTGTTCAACGTTCCGCTGAATGACGCGCTCGACAAGGTCGATGGCCATACAGCAGAAGCAGCACAGCTGTGGGTGACCTTTCTCAGCGATTGGATGCAGTGGAACCATGTGCGCACAGTCGCATCGCTTCTTACCGCATGCGCCTTCGTGAAGGCCCTGTTCTGA
- a CDS encoding TetR/AcrR family transcriptional regulator — protein MTQKPTARRRRSKDEAGTPRRIPSQQRGRERVDLILSVASDLIARNGSDALRMGEIVEKAGVSFGSLYQYFPDKTAIIRVLAERFNEQGRQCVEDELAAIKSRDQLQSALGRIVDGYYAMFLEEPVMRDIWHATHADKLLQQIDAEDMEWHSQAFLTVLKRLWPEHDQAELARTARLTMQLVAAAVRYAISIEREEGDKVMALFKAMLPADLGLVP, from the coding sequence ATGACGCAGAAGCCGACCGCGAGGCGCAGGCGCAGCAAGGACGAGGCGGGCACACCGCGACGCATACCCAGCCAGCAGCGCGGCCGCGAACGCGTCGACTTGATCCTTTCGGTAGCATCCGATCTGATTGCCAGGAACGGCAGCGACGCGCTGCGCATGGGCGAGATCGTCGAAAAAGCGGGCGTTTCCTTCGGTTCGCTCTACCAATATTTTCCCGACAAGACGGCGATCATCCGCGTGCTCGCGGAGCGTTTCAACGAGCAGGGCCGGCAATGCGTCGAGGACGAGCTGGCGGCGATCAAGAGCCGCGACCAGCTCCAGTCGGCCCTTGGCCGCATCGTCGACGGCTACTACGCCATGTTTCTGGAGGAGCCCGTCATGCGCGACATCTGGCACGCCACCCATGCCGACAAACTGCTGCAGCAGATCGATGCCGAGGATATGGAGTGGCATTCGCAGGCATTTCTGACTGTCCTCAAACGCCTTTGGCCGGAACATGACCAGGCTGAATTGGCCAGAACAGCCCGATTGACCATGCAGCTGGTCGCCGCTGCCGTCCGCTACGCGATCTCGATCGAAAGGGAGGAGGGCGATAAGGTTATGGCGCTGTTCAAGGCCATGTTGCCTGCCGACCTCGGGCTCGTGCCGTAG
- a CDS encoding orotate phosphoribosyltransferase, with protein sequence MTQMIFTDRTVMAELMARMLWEIKAVHFNADKPYKFASGMASPVYIDCRKLISYPRIRSTVMDFAASLIVRNVGFEQFDCVAGGETAGIPFAAFLAERLNLPMIYVRKQPKGHGRNAQIEGDMKDGARVLVIEDLTTAGGSMFTFIDAIRAAGGIVDHGMALFYYGIFPEAVERFANRKVSLQYITTWREVLAVAKEQKLFDDKTLEEVEAFLNAPLAWSGWNGGISELPTN encoded by the coding sequence ATGACCCAGATGATATTTACCGATCGCACTGTCATGGCTGAGCTGATGGCCAGGATGCTTTGGGAAATCAAGGCGGTCCACTTCAATGCCGACAAGCCCTACAAGTTCGCGTCTGGCATGGCGAGCCCGGTCTATATCGATTGCCGCAAGCTGATTTCCTATCCGCGCATCCGCTCGACGGTCATGGACTTCGCCGCAAGCCTCATCGTTCGCAATGTCGGCTTCGAGCAGTTCGATTGCGTCGCCGGCGGCGAGACGGCGGGCATCCCCTTCGCCGCCTTCCTGGCCGAGCGCCTGAACCTGCCGATGATCTATGTACGCAAGCAGCCGAAGGGCCATGGCCGCAACGCCCAGATCGAAGGCGACATGAAGGACGGCGCCCGCGTGCTCGTCATCGAGGATCTGACGACGGCCGGCGGCAGCATGTTCACCTTCATCGACGCGATCCGCGCAGCCGGCGGTATCGTCGATCATGGCATGGCGCTGTTCTATTACGGCATCTTCCCCGAGGCGGTCGAACGCTTTGCCAACCGGAAAGTCAGCCTGCAATACATCACGACCTGGCGCGAAGTGCTCGCCGTCGCCAAGGAGCAGAAGCTGTTCGACGACAAGACGCTGGAAGAAGTCGAGGCCTTTCTCAATGCGCCGCTCGCCTGGTCCGGTTGGAATGGCGGCATTTCGGAGCTGCCGACAAACTGA
- a CDS encoding carbohydrate kinase family protein gives MILCCGEALIDMLPRDTTLGEKGFAPYAGGAIFNTAIALGRLGIPTGFFTGIADDMMGEILRDTLSVSKVDFSYCAITPRPSTIAFVKLVNGQATYAFYDEGTAGRMITEADLPTLGNDCEALHFGAISLIPDPCGATYEALMKREHQSRVISLDPNIRPGFIKDKAAHMGRISRMAAMSDILKFSDEDLEWFGISGNHDELANHWLSQGAKLVVITKGAEGATGYTKSLKVSVPSERVTVVDTVGAGDTFDAGILASLKMNNLLTKAQVASLNEKALQDALGLGAKAAAVTVSRAGANPPWASEIGL, from the coding sequence ATGATATTGTGCTGTGGCGAAGCTTTGATCGACATGCTGCCGCGGGATACGACGCTGGGTGAGAAGGGCTTCGCCCCTTACGCCGGCGGCGCGATCTTCAACACTGCGATCGCGCTTGGGCGCCTCGGCATTCCCACAGGCTTCTTCACCGGCATTGCCGATGACATGATGGGCGAAATCCTGCGCGATACGCTGTCGGTCTCCAAGGTCGATTTCAGCTATTGCGCGATTACTCCGCGTCCGAGCACGATTGCCTTCGTCAAGCTCGTCAATGGTCAGGCGACCTATGCCTTCTACGATGAAGGCACGGCCGGCCGCATGATCACTGAAGCCGATCTCCCGACGCTCGGCAACGATTGCGAAGCACTGCATTTCGGTGCGATCAGCCTTATCCCCGATCCCTGCGGCGCAACCTACGAGGCGCTGATGAAGCGCGAGCATCAGAGCCGCGTCATCTCGCTCGACCCGAACATCCGCCCGGGCTTCATCAAGGACAAGGCAGCTCATATGGGCCGCATCAGCCGGATGGCCGCCATGTCCGATATTCTCAAATTCTCCGATGAGGATCTGGAATGGTTCGGCATATCTGGCAATCACGACGAACTCGCCAACCATTGGCTGAGCCAGGGCGCCAAGCTCGTCGTCATCACCAAGGGTGCGGAAGGCGCAACCGGCTATACCAAGTCGCTGAAGGTTTCGGTGCCGAGTGAACGCGTCACCGTTGTTGATACGGTCGGCGCGGGCGATACCTTCGATGCTGGCATTCTGGCATCGTTGAAGATGAACAACCTGCTGACCAAGGCGCAGGTGGCATCGCTGAACGAGAAGGCGTTGCAGGATGCGCTGGGTCTGGGCGCCAAGGCTGCGGCGGTCACGGTGTCGCGCGCGGGTGCAAATCCGCCCTGGGCAAGTGAGATCGGTCTTTGA
- the pgi gene encoding glucose-6-phosphate isomerase, with amino-acid sequence MNALVDQLKSTASATKATDIRAAFAADPKRFSRFSASFDDLLMDYSKTAVNDDILALLEKLAAEGGVAAKREEMFSGVAINFTENRAVLHTALRNRSNKPVLVDGKDVMPDVNAVLAAMGKFADGIRSGALKGSTGKAITDVINIGIGGSDLGPVMATLALAPYHDGPRSHFISNIDGAHIADILKLVKPETTLFIVASKTFTTIETMTNAQTARKFIADALGEAAVQHHFAAVSTALDKVAAFGIDSERVFGFWDWVGGRYSIWSAIGLPLMIAIGPENFGKFLDGAHAMDNHFRQAPFKENLPMLLGLIGFYHRNVLGYPTRAILPYDQRLSRFPAYLQQLDMESNGKGVTIDGTPVEGNSGPVVWGEPGTNGQHAFYQLIHQGTSIIPAEFMIAANGFEPELRHQHDLLMANCLAQSEALMKGRTFEEAKAQLTSKGMDDKKADFIAPHRVFTGNRPSITFVYDKLTPFALGRLIALYEHRVFVEGVLFRINSFDQWGVELGKELATGLLPVIEGKESAAGHDSSTQGLVAALASRAK; translated from the coding sequence ATGAACGCCCTCGTCGATCAACTGAAGAGCACCGCATCGGCAACGAAGGCTACGGATATTCGCGCCGCTTTCGCCGCCGATCCGAAACGCTTTTCCCGCTTCAGCGCCTCGTTCGACGACCTGCTGATGGATTACTCCAAGACGGCTGTTAACGACGATATCCTTGCCCTGCTCGAGAAGCTCGCAGCCGAGGGCGGCGTTGCCGCCAAGCGCGAGGAAATGTTCTCCGGTGTCGCCATCAACTTCACCGAAAACCGCGCCGTCCTGCACACCGCGCTGCGCAACCGCTCGAACAAGCCGGTGCTGGTCGACGGCAAGGACGTCATGCCTGACGTCAATGCGGTTCTGGCCGCCATGGGCAAGTTTGCCGACGGCATCCGCTCGGGCGCATTGAAGGGCTCGACGGGCAAGGCGATCACCGATGTCATCAACATCGGCATCGGCGGCTCCGATCTCGGACCGGTCATGGCAACGCTGGCGCTCGCCCCCTACCACGACGGGCCGCGGTCGCACTTCATCTCCAATATCGACGGCGCCCATATCGCCGATATCCTGAAGCTCGTTAAGCCGGAAACGACGCTCTTCATCGTCGCTTCGAAGACCTTCACGACGATCGAGACGATGACCAATGCCCAGACGGCGCGCAAGTTCATCGCCGATGCGCTCGGCGAAGCTGCCGTGCAGCATCACTTCGCGGCCGTTTCGACGGCGCTCGACAAGGTCGCCGCCTTCGGCATCGACAGCGAGCGCGTCTTCGGCTTCTGGGATTGGGTCGGCGGCCGCTACTCGATCTGGTCTGCTATCGGCCTGCCGCTGATGATCGCGATCGGCCCGGAAAACTTCGGCAAGTTCCTCGATGGCGCGCATGCCATGGACAATCATTTCCGCCAGGCGCCCTTCAAGGAAAACCTGCCGATGCTGCTTGGCCTGATCGGCTTCTATCACCGCAACGTGCTCGGCTATCCCACGCGCGCGATCCTGCCCTATGACCAGCGCCTCTCGCGCTTCCCGGCTTACCTGCAGCAGCTCGACATGGAATCGAACGGCAAGGGCGTCACCATCGACGGCACGCCGGTCGAAGGCAATTCCGGCCCGGTCGTCTGGGGCGAACCCGGCACCAACGGCCAGCACGCCTTCTATCAGCTCATCCATCAGGGTACGAGCATCATCCCGGCCGAATTCATGATCGCCGCCAACGGCTTCGAACCGGAGCTGCGTCACCAGCACGACCTGCTGATGGCCAACTGCCTGGCGCAGTCGGAAGCACTGATGAAGGGCCGCACCTTCGAGGAAGCGAAGGCTCAGCTCACCTCCAAGGGCATGGACGACAAGAAGGCTGATTTCATCGCGCCGCACCGCGTCTTCACCGGCAATCGCCCGTCGATCACCTTCGTCTACGACAAGCTGACTCCCTTTGCGCTCGGCCGCCTGATCGCGCTCTACGAACATCGCGTCTTCGTCGAGGGCGTGCTCTTCCGCATCAACTCCTTCGACCAGTGGGGCGTCGAGCTCGGCAAGGAACTGGCAACGGGCCTGCTGCCCGTCATCGAAGGCAAGGAAAGCGCTGCCGGCCACGACTCTTCGACGCAAGGGCTGGTGGCTGCGCTCGCAAGCCGGGCGAAGTAA